GTGAAGAGCGGATGGCTGGTTTTGTTGTGCATTTGCACCGCCAGCCCGCCAATGGCGCGCAAACGGATGTTCTTCTCGTTCGCGGCATCGATGAGGCGGTGCATTTCCTGTACAAGATCGGGGTGCGCTTCCATCAGGTTATTTGCCTGCTTTCATTTTACTCTTTTCCGCTCACTGCACAACATCCTTCATCCACATGGGAAATTCGGCGGAATCCATTTTTTCCTCAGCCCTGCCCCAGCGTTCGAGCGCCCAGCCCCAGAAGTCGAAATCGATGGTCGAGATTCTCGCCTGGATCGCCGCCCACAGCCCCCAGCCCACGTCGGACATGATCATGTTGAGCTTCATGCGCGCGACCATCTGTGGTGACGCATCGCCGAAATACGCGGCACAGACTTCCTCGATCTGATCGTCGTTGAACTGCATTTCCTGGCAGGTATTGCCCAGTTCGAACGTCGGGTCGTTGTTGCCGCTGTATTCATAATCGATCAACCAGAGTTGTTCGCCGTCGTCGATGTAATTTTCAGCAAGCAGATCATTATTGCACGGGACCGGCGCCAAAGGATTGACAGACATGGCTTTCTCTATCTCGTTCACAACGGGTATCCGCTCGGGGTAACCTTTGGGGATCTCGATACTGCGTTCACGGCACAGGTTGAGATAATACTCTGTGAGGCGGAACATGTTGAAGTCCGAATAGAAGCGCGGACCGGCGTGGAGTTTCTTGATGGCTTGAGCCATGCGGGAGGGTTGTCCCGGCTGATTCAACGAATCCTTCGACATGGTCTTCCCGTCAAGGAATTCCAACACCATGGCGCTGTGTTCCGGCAGGTGATGCAAGACTTTTGGCGCGACCCCCGCACTGGCGGCGGCTCTTGTGTTGTGATGTTCGTTATCCCTGTCGATGGCGAGCAGTTCCGTGCTTTCACCCGGCACACGAACAAAATAAGGCATGCCATCCACGGTCACTTTGTAATTGGTATTGGTAAGACCGCCCGAAAGCTGTTGAATGGATACATCCCTTCCCTTCCAATCTTCCACCTGGGCGGCGATCTTTTCGATTACAGACATACGTGCCTCCAAATAAAAAAAGAAGACCTGACAGTCACACCTTCCGCGTGGCTGTCAGGTCTCTTGACGTTTCGTTACTCGACCGGGATCTCAGCCTGAACCTTGTTCAGGTCGATGCCCTTGCTCATGCGGTAGGATTTGAATCCGAAGTAGATGATCGCGGCGAGCAGGTAATTGACGCCCATGAAGATCAGCGATGTGCCGTTCTTGTATCCGGCTTCGTTGATGCTGTAGCCGATACCGTACAAAGCGTTCGGGTCGAGGATCCATTGATACAACAGGTATACGAGGAAACCGCCGAAGATCAGGCCCGCAACTGTGATCATCGGGATGCCAAAGATGTTGTACTTTGCAATGGGCGACGCCTTGTAGAGATCGGGTTTGACGTAGGGCAAAAGAATTGCCGAAATCGTCGTGCCGAGGAAGGTCACAGCGATGACCAAGGTGGAGCACAGTGTCAACGAGGCGAAGTTGGCGATGTTGTAGTTGAAGAGATACGCCACCAGGATCGACGGAACGATCATCAGCAAGAGCGCATTGACCGGCGTCCCGGTGCGCTCATCGAGTTTTGCAACCGATTCGGGCAGGAGGCGGTCGAAGGCGGCGGCAAAGATCACGCGCGTCGATGAAAGGAATACCGTTGCGCACCAGCCGAACCACCACAAGCTCATCAAGGCCACGACCAGGAATTGAACGACTTTATTCGTTGTCAGGAAGGCGGCGAACAGCGCCGGATAGGGCCAGACAGGGAATGCCGGGGCAACATCGGTGAAACCCCAGGCGTAGTTCCACCAGGCTGCGCCTGATTGGACATAGAACTCCCAGCCGACGCTTTTGCTTATGGCAAAGAGCAGAACGATGCCAAGCAGGGTCGTAATGCCGAGCGCCCATCCCATGCCCGCCATGTTTCGTTTGAAATCCGTCGCGCCGCGTACTTCACCGTAGAGGGTCGCTCCCCAGTTGGGCCACAAATTGAAGAAGACCATGTACGGGATGACGAGGAAGACGACAGCCAGCGAGCCGCCCGCAAACGGAGTCACTGCGCCAGCAGCTGTGCCGAGTTCGACGGTCGCATCGTACACGCCGCTCACGCCGAACATGGATGAGGCGTTCGCCTCCAGACCGGCTTTGAACGCTTCAGGCGTGCCGCCCAACAAAAGCGCGATAACGATCAGCAAGCCGAGCATCCCGCCGTAGAAGGAGAACTTCTGGATGCGGGCGTAGGTCTTCATGCCGAGCATGATGAAGACGCTGACGATGATGATGGTCAGCATCGAAGCGGTGAACGCCCCGTTTTGGGTTCCCGCAAACCACAGGGCGGTATCCTTCGCGCCGAGCACACCGAGAATCGGAACCAGAACAATGTGGCGGAACATGTCGCCATACAGCGGCACCCACAACCATAGGATGAACCACCAGCCGGTCACGGCAAGGATGAAGCCGACCGCGCCGCCGAGAATGCGGCTCTGCCAGACGTAATCGCCGCCCGAACGGGGCATGACGGCGATCAATGCGGCATAGACCACAACCTCGAAGAAAATGAAGATCGCGCTGACGATCAGCGCGTTCACCATCCCGCCCTCGAAGTAATACATCTGGCTGAAGCTGTACAAGCCGAGGGTGATCAGGTTGATGGAAAACAACGCGTAGATGAACGCGTCGAGGACCGACCAGGAACGCACCATGCCGGTCGCTTTACGGACAAACAAGTCGCTCATAACACTCTCCTCTTATGAATTTTTTTTATCGGTAGCGGCGCGTTTATCGCGCCCCTACAAAATCAACCTGTTGTCAGAACGTAATCTTCGATCTTGTGTTTGCCCAGGCGCACGATCGCGCCGAGCAGCGTTCCCTGCTCATACATCGAGCCGGGATTGATGCACAACGTCTCGCCGATGCGGGCAACGCCGCGTCCTTCGTGGATGTGTCCGTGCAAGCCGAGCAAAGGCTGGACCTGTTCTATCGAATCGCGCAGAGCCGTCGAACCGACCGCCTTCAGTGCCTGTCCCGCCATCTTGGGGCGCAGGTTTTCATCCAACTCCGGCGCTTCATCGAGGTTCGATTTATACGGCGGCACGTGGATGTTGAAGATGGCATTCTTCGGGTCCTTAAGCCGGGACGTCATCGCCTCATACCGGACCTTGAGCTGGTCCTCGTCCTCTTCACGATGCGTATTCCAGGGTGTCCTGTTGCTCCAACCAGAGGCGATCATTTCATGACCGCTGTCGAGAAGCGTCACGTCCCCTTCCGCAAGGACAACCGTCCTGCTCTCGCGGATGATGTCATCCACTTCGTCCATATCGTCATTGCCCGGGCAGCAATAGACCTTCATGCCCGTACCTGCGAGTTTTTTCTCCGCCAATTCCATCCACTGCTGGACGACTTTCAAAACCTCATCCAAAAAAATCCTGCCGACCTTCCCAGGGTCTTTTTCCAGTTCCTTGATCTCATCCGGATTCGTCAGGTAGGGATAATAGCCGCGGCTGCGGACTCTTTTTTTCAAATCCGCCAGTTCGTCTTCGTTGGTGATTTCGTAAACCTGTTCAAGGAGTGTGACGCGGTAATTTTTTCCGCCCTGATGAATGAACGGGACGACCGCCTTGCCCGTCATGTCGCCGCCGAGGATCAACTGATCGGCGTTGTAGAACTTCCCCGCATTGAGAAACTTGCTCCAGCAAATATCCGAGCCGTGAATGTCCGTCGCAAAGAAAATGGTGGTCACATGCAGATCCTTGGGTCAAAGGGTCACTTGCAGAGGTGTTACGCTGGTATGCATTTGATTATACACGTCGCCAGCCGGATTTCATTAATGATTAACAACCCGGCGCGGACAAAGTTTCGGATTGCCCGACGAGAGGATGAAAGAATTTAACCAAAATCAGAGCAATCCAGGAATATTTTATGAGGACCAAACAGCGTTTCATGTGTCTTTTATCCATAAGTATGAGATCGAGTAGGTTGATAAACCCGACTTGACCCGATCCAGGCGTGCAATAACAAGTGACACTTCAAACTGAATTTTGGCAAACCATCCACGAATGCAGTCACTTACTCACGAAATAGAAGATTGGCATTCGAGTTTTCGTGAAAAACCTGTCCTTAGTGTTTCGCGATTGAAGAGCTCTTGGACGGATTACCCCCAACAGGAAACGCTGGCGGAGAACGAAGTGAAGTTGAAATAGAAAAAAGGCTGATGTCATTGCGAGGGCGGTGTTCTCCCGCCCGTAGCAATCTCCTGTTATACGGGGATTGCTTCGTCGCTCCGCTTCTCGTAATAATATATTATCGGAACAACATAATCACCCAATACACCGCCGCAGAGACCAACGCGCTGGCGGGGATGGTGATGAACCATGCAGTCACGATCTCTTCCGCCACGCT
This portion of the Anaerolineales bacterium genome encodes:
- a CDS encoding metallophosphoesterase → MTTIFFATDIHGSDICWSKFLNAGKFYNADQLILGGDMTGKAVVPFIHQGGKNYRVTLLEQVYEITNEDELADLKKRVRSRGYYPYLTNPDEIKELEKDPGKVGRIFLDEVLKVVQQWMELAEKKLAGTGMKVYCCPGNDDMDEVDDIIRESRTVVLAEGDVTLLDSGHEMIASGWSNRTPWNTHREEDEDQLKVRYEAMTSRLKDPKNAIFNIHVPPYKSNLDEAPELDENLRPKMAGQALKAVGSTALRDSIEQVQPLLGLHGHIHEGRGVARIGETLCINPGSMYEQGTLLGAIVRLGKHKIEDYVLTTG
- a CDS encoding phosphotransferase family protein — translated: MSVIEKIAAQVEDWKGRDVSIQQLSGGLTNTNYKVTVDGMPYFVRVPGESTELLAIDRDNEHHNTRAAASAGVAPKVLHHLPEHSAMVLEFLDGKTMSKDSLNQPGQPSRMAQAIKKLHAGPRFYSDFNMFRLTEYYLNLCRERSIEIPKGYPERIPVVNEIEKAMSVNPLAPVPCNNDLLAENYIDDGEQLWLIDYEYSGNNDPTFELGNTCQEMQFNDDQIEEVCAAYFGDASPQMVARMKLNMIMSDVGWGLWAAIQARISTIDFDFWGWALERWGRAEEKMDSAEFPMWMKDVVQ
- a CDS encoding APC family permease, with the translated sequence MSDLFVRKATGMVRSWSVLDAFIYALFSINLITLGLYSFSQMYYFEGGMVNALIVSAIFIFFEVVVYAALIAVMPRSGGDYVWQSRILGGAVGFILAVTGWWFILWLWVPLYGDMFRHIVLVPILGVLGAKDTALWFAGTQNGAFTASMLTIIIVSVFIMLGMKTYARIQKFSFYGGMLGLLIVIALLLGGTPEAFKAGLEANASSMFGVSGVYDATVELGTAAGAVTPFAGGSLAVVFLVIPYMVFFNLWPNWGATLYGEVRGATDFKRNMAGMGWALGITTLLGIVLLFAISKSVGWEFYVQSGAAWWNYAWGFTDVAPAFPVWPYPALFAAFLTTNKVVQFLVVALMSLWWFGWCATVFLSSTRVIFAAAFDRLLPESVAKLDERTGTPVNALLLMIVPSILVAYLFNYNIANFASLTLCSTLVIAVTFLGTTISAILLPYVKPDLYKASPIAKYNIFGIPMITVAGLIFGGFLVYLLYQWILDPNALYGIGYSINEAGYKNGTSLIFMGVNYLLAAIIYFGFKSYRMSKGIDLNKVQAEIPVE